The Anoxybacillus flavithermus genome has a segment encoding these proteins:
- a CDS encoding PAS domain-containing sensor histidine kinase, translated as MMALWRSVVGKLWLTILLLVAFVLFILTVLLLGFFEKYYLEKTGDQLTQQAMKVARVVAEHDEQFARSIAWTMVDDVSKLMIIIDDRHYWYSPNEKLADLPLSFVQQDQQLSRVFDGKKVVKRTLMPNQTMRNNEYNELFIVGVPLHISDGNGAVFVYQSLKAVEETTKQTTKFIFLAAFIAIVLTTVFAFFLSTRITAPLRKMRQVAFEIARGKFDSKVPIVTHDEIGELAMAFNQMGRQLQFHINALNQEKEQLASILSSMADGVITLNRNGEVLITNPPADRFLQAWYYEQGQRDDLLPLPPQVNELFKKAVTEEKEQAIEMALQGRNWVIVMTPLYNGKVIRGAVAVLRDMTEERRLDKLRKDFIANVSHELRTPIAMLQGYSEAIVDDIAATDEEKKELAKVIYDESLRMGRLVNDLLDLARMEAGHLMLHHEQVPLKPYVERIIHKFQALAKEKGVHLLVEMNDGLIVSFDPDRIEQVLTNLIDNALRHTDEGGEVRVIVDADEEVVRISVQDSGSGIPEEDLPFVFERFYKADKARTRGRSGTGLGLAIAKNIVEAHKGTITVHSKLGEGTTFTFTLPLK; from the coding sequence TTGTTCTTTTTATTTTAACGGTCTTGTTACTCGGTTTTTTTGAAAAATATTATTTAGAAAAGACAGGAGATCAGCTGACCCAACAAGCAATGAAAGTGGCGCGTGTCGTGGCAGAACATGATGAACAATTTGCACGCTCGATTGCGTGGACGATGGTTGATGACGTATCAAAACTCATGATTATTATCGACGATCGCCATTATTGGTATTCGCCGAATGAGAAGCTTGCCGACTTGCCGCTTTCATTTGTACAACAAGATCAACAGTTATCGCGCGTTTTTGATGGAAAAAAGGTAGTGAAACGAACATTAATGCCAAATCAAACGATGCGAAACAATGAATATAACGAGCTGTTTATTGTCGGTGTCCCGCTTCATATATCTGATGGAAACGGTGCTGTATTCGTGTATCAATCGTTAAAAGCCGTGGAAGAAACGACAAAACAAACGACGAAATTTATTTTTCTTGCAGCATTTATCGCGATTGTACTAACGACGGTATTCGCCTTTTTCTTGTCCACACGCATTACAGCTCCGCTCCGAAAAATGAGACAAGTGGCATTTGAAATTGCGCGTGGGAAATTTGACTCAAAAGTGCCGATTGTTACTCATGATGAAATCGGGGAACTGGCGATGGCATTTAACCAAATGGGACGGCAACTGCAATTTCACATTAATGCGTTAAACCAAGAAAAAGAGCAATTGGCAAGCATTTTAAGCAGCATGGCTGACGGTGTTATTACACTTAATCGAAATGGCGAAGTGCTCATTACAAACCCACCTGCTGATCGATTTTTACAAGCATGGTATTACGAACAAGGGCAGCGCGACGATTTATTACCTCTTCCTCCGCAAGTAAATGAATTGTTCAAAAAAGCGGTAACGGAAGAAAAAGAACAAGCGATAGAAATGGCGTTACAAGGTCGTAATTGGGTCATTGTCATGACGCCGCTATACAATGGTAAAGTTATTCGTGGAGCTGTTGCGGTGCTTCGTGACATGACGGAAGAACGACGGCTTGATAAGTTGCGCAAAGATTTTATCGCCAATGTTTCTCATGAATTACGTACGCCGATTGCGATGTTACAAGGATATAGCGAAGCGATCGTGGATGATATTGCGGCAACAGATGAAGAGAAAAAAGAACTAGCAAAAGTCATTTATGATGAATCGTTGCGCATGGGACGCCTTGTCAATGATTTGCTTGATTTAGCGCGTATGGAAGCGGGTCATTTAATGCTTCATCACGAACAAGTACCGCTCAAACCATATGTAGAGCGCATTATTCATAAGTTTCAAGCGCTAGCGAAAGAAAAAGGAGTTCATTTGCTTGTTGAAATGAACGATGGGCTCATCGTTTCATTCGATCCTGACCGCATTGAACAAGTGTTGACGAACTTAATTGATAACGCTCTTCGTCATACAGATGAAGGCGGGGAAGTGCGCGTCATTGTCGATGCGGACGAAGAAGTAGTACGCATTTCTGTACAAGATTCTGGTTCAGGCATTCCAGAAGAAGATTTGCCGTTTGTGTTTGAACGTTTTTATAAAGCGGATAAAGCACGCACGCGCGGCCGATCGGGTACGGGATTAGGTCTTGCGATTGCGAAAAACATCGTCGAAGCGCATAAAGGAACAATTACTGTTCATAGCAAACTCGGAGAAGGAACGACATTTACATTTACATTGCCATTAAAATAG
- a CDS encoding ABC transporter substrate-binding protein, whose product MKKWKQYVWLLALLLTLGLAACNNNAEPAKETKQEAKTEQAAFPVTVKDAVGDVTIEKEPKKIVSLIPSNTEIAYALGLGDKIVGVSDFDNYPEDVKNKEKIGGMEFNVEKIISLQPDVVLAHASSAHNSEEGLKQLKDAGITVVVVPNATSLNDVYASIELIGKATGKVKEATDVVQQMKQKIDAIAEKAKEVKEEATVWVEVSPAPEIYTAGKGTFMDEMLTIIHAKNAAGDQEGWPMFTEEDAVALNPDVIITTYGYYTPNAVEQVLARPAWKEVPAIKNKRVYDVNSDLVSRPGPRLAEGVEEIAKVVYPDIFK is encoded by the coding sequence ATGAAAAAATGGAAACAGTATGTGTGGCTTCTTGCGCTTTTGTTGACGCTCGGATTAGCGGCGTGCAACAATAACGCAGAGCCAGCAAAAGAGACGAAGCAAGAAGCGAAAACGGAACAAGCCGCATTTCCAGTCACCGTAAAAGATGCGGTTGGTGATGTCACGATTGAGAAAGAACCGAAAAAAATTGTTTCGCTTATTCCGAGTAATACAGAAATTGCGTACGCATTAGGACTTGGTGACAAAATTGTTGGTGTCAGCGACTTTGATAACTATCCAGAAGATGTGAAAAACAAAGAAAAAATTGGTGGTATGGAGTTTAATGTAGAAAAAATTATTTCGCTTCAACCAGACGTTGTGCTTGCGCATGCATCGAGTGCTCATAACTCTGAAGAAGGATTAAAGCAATTAAAAGATGCAGGTATTACAGTTGTTGTTGTACCAAATGCAACGTCGCTCAACGACGTATATGCATCGATTGAACTCATCGGAAAAGCGACAGGAAAAGTGAAAGAAGCGACAGATGTTGTACAACAAATGAAACAAAAAATTGATGCTATCGCTGAAAAGGCAAAAGAAGTAAAAGAAGAAGCGACCGTTTGGGTAGAAGTTTCTCCTGCTCCAGAAATTTATACAGCTGGAAAAGGGACTTTTATGGATGAGATGTTAACGATCATTCATGCGAAAAACGCAGCAGGCGACCAAGAAGGATGGCCGATGTTTACTGAAGAAGATGCGGTGGCGTTAAACCCAGACGTCATTATTACGACGTACGGTTACTATACACCGAACGCTGTCGAGCAAGTGCTCGCTCGCCCAGCTTGGAAAGAAGTTCCTGCAATTAAAAATAAACGCGTATACGATGTTAATTCCGATTTAGTTTCTCGTCCAGGACCACGTTTAGCTGAAGGGGTCGAAGAAATTGCCAAAGTCGTTTATCCAGACATTTTTAAATAA
- the btuC gene encoding ABC transporter permease (required for transport of corrinoids such as cobalamin; functions as a complex of BtuCDF), with translation MPKSFIQTFLNNYMTASIIAIVALLLGISIGSQSIPFSSIWDTLSHHLFHTPMDIPATISQIIIAIRVPRVVLAFLIGASLALAGVAFQGLLKNILADPYTIGVSSGAAVGAVLVFFFQLHLSFLGRFTLPIVSIMCALVTLLFVLLFARLAERNMGIETIVLIGIIMNAFFGSVISLMVALSGEELRQVISWLMGSVAMRGWSYVSLFVPFFIIGSLGLFTHIRELNAFSFGERVAANIGVHVLRKKLWILLSASLLTGAAVAVSGTIGFVGLVIPHMTRLICGANHRKLLPLSFLYGGTFLVLADVVARTIVSPRELPIGVITSFIGAPLFAILLFKSLKRKTGSV, from the coding sequence TTGCCAAAGTCGTTTATCCAGACATTTTTAAATAACTATATGACTGCATCCATCATTGCGATCGTTGCACTATTATTAGGGATATCGATTGGATCACAATCGATTCCCTTTTCTTCTATATGGGACACGTTGTCGCATCATTTGTTTCATACACCGATGGACATTCCCGCCACCATTTCGCAAATTATTATTGCGATTCGTGTACCGAGAGTGGTGCTCGCCTTTTTGATCGGGGCGTCTTTAGCACTTGCTGGTGTAGCGTTTCAAGGACTTTTAAAAAACATTTTAGCTGATCCGTATACGATTGGAGTATCATCTGGCGCTGCTGTCGGAGCGGTGCTCGTCTTCTTTTTTCAACTTCATTTGTCGTTTCTCGGGCGCTTTACGTTACCGATCGTGAGCATTATGTGTGCGCTCGTGACATTATTGTTTGTTTTATTATTTGCCCGGCTTGCTGAACGCAATATGGGAATTGAAACGATCGTTTTAATCGGCATTATCATGAATGCGTTTTTCGGCTCAGTTATTTCACTTATGGTTGCCCTTAGTGGTGAGGAATTGCGTCAAGTCATTAGCTGGCTTATGGGAAGCGTCGCGATGCGCGGTTGGTCATATGTTTCTTTATTTGTACCGTTTTTTATCATCGGTTCTCTCGGCTTATTTACACATATTCGCGAGTTAAACGCTTTTTCATTCGGTGAACGGGTAGCAGCAAACATTGGCGTACACGTGTTGCGAAAAAAGTTGTGGATTTTACTTAGCGCCTCCTTGCTTACAGGCGCAGCGGTAGCTGTATCGGGCACGATCGGCTTTGTTGGGCTTGTTATTCCGCATATGACGCGTTTGATTTGTGGGGCAAATCACCGAAAATTATTGCCACTTTCTTTTTTGTACGGTGGCACGTTTTTAGTATTAGCAGATGTGGTGGCACGAACGATTGTTTCACCACGGGAATTGCCGATCGGAGTCATTACATCGTTCATCGGGGCTCCGTTATTTGCCATATTGTTGTTTAAAAGTTTAAAACGGAAGACGGGATCAGTATGA
- a CDS encoding ABC transporter ATP-binding protein yields MIDVKHISYQYGEKQVLQNVSFTVYEGEFFGILGPNGSGKTTLMKLLSRDLSLQEGAIFICGQHIETYRPKQYAKLIATLPQHTDVSFGYTVKEMVELGRYPYQSSLFPQWTEEDEQVVNEALHCVTLAHKQHVLLEQLSGGERQRAALARALAQQPRVLLLDEPTNHMDVAQQVKLLNLLKQSKLTVIAIFHDINIASLYCDRLLFLRDGKVVACGTPKELLNESMIASVFETKMKRYEHPVLPKPLVTFVPFSEQRIDDVLWHVRQDEKMLVVETIKPFKVISSALVGGGMRWATTFVNRHVPLDYDCDNAEQEMIQFLRQRGFDEQWTVGMMTAVDVNDVAFASVHEDVRLFVAVTAGVGNAVDSANAWRRIDTVISPGTINTFVFIDGHLSEAAFVQALTTATEAKTKALHDKQVIDPQTNTIATGTSTDCTAIAASQQGTYYEYAGTITTIGKLLARLVYEATQTAIDRYRKRKGESG; encoded by the coding sequence ATGATTGATGTCAAACACATTTCGTATCAATATGGAGAAAAACAAGTATTACAAAACGTTTCATTTACTGTTTATGAAGGTGAGTTTTTCGGTATTTTAGGTCCGAACGGGTCAGGAAAAACAACGTTAATGAAACTGTTAAGCCGAGATCTTTCTTTACAAGAAGGGGCTATTTTTATTTGTGGACAGCATATTGAAACATATAGACCTAAACAATATGCTAAACTCATTGCAACATTGCCGCAACATACAGATGTTTCATTCGGATATACGGTGAAAGAGATGGTGGAACTTGGACGATATCCTTATCAATCATCGCTCTTTCCGCAATGGACAGAGGAAGACGAGCAAGTGGTCAACGAGGCACTTCATTGTGTAACGTTAGCACATAAACAGCATGTCTTATTAGAACAATTAAGCGGGGGAGAGCGTCAGCGAGCAGCGCTTGCACGCGCGCTTGCGCAACAACCGCGCGTGTTGTTGTTAGATGAACCGACGAACCATATGGATGTGGCGCAGCAAGTCAAGTTGTTGAATTTATTAAAACAGTCGAAACTGACGGTCATTGCTATTTTTCATGATATAAACATCGCGTCGCTCTATTGCGATCGTCTTCTTTTTTTGCGAGATGGAAAGGTAGTGGCGTGTGGCACACCGAAAGAGTTGTTGAATGAATCGATGATTGCATCTGTGTTTGAGACGAAGATGAAGCGTTACGAGCACCCGGTATTGCCAAAACCGCTTGTGACGTTTGTTCCATTTTCAGAACAACGAATTGATGACGTGTTATGGCACGTGAGGCAGGACGAAAAGATGCTTGTCGTTGAAACGATAAAACCTTTTAAAGTGATTTCATCGGCTCTTGTTGGCGGCGGTATGCGCTGGGCAACGACGTTTGTGAATCGACATGTCCCGCTTGATTATGATTGTGATAATGCTGAACAAGAGATGATTCAATTTTTGAGACAAAGAGGATTTGACGAACAATGGACCGTAGGAATGATGACAGCGGTCGATGTAAACGATGTCGCATTTGCATCTGTTCATGAAGATGTTCGACTTTTTGTTGCTGTAACTGCTGGGGTGGGGAATGCCGTTGATAGCGCAAATGCATGGCGTCGTATAGATACGGTTATTTCTCCTGGAACGATTAATACGTTTGTTTTCATTGATGGCCATTTGTCAGAAGCTGCATTTGTGCAGGCGCTAACGACCGCAACAGAAGCAAAAACAAAGGCGCTACATGATAAACAAGTCATTGATCCACAAACGAATACAATCGCCACAGGCACATCAACGGATTGTACGGCTATCGCTGCGTCCCAACAAGGAACATATTATGAATATGCAGGAACAATTACAACGATTGGTAAACTACTAGCTCGTCTCGTATATGAAGCGACGCAAACAGCCATTGATCGTTACCGAAAACGAAAGGGTGAAAGTGGATGA